GCAGGAGCTACAACAATGGATCCTGTATTTTTTGCCTTTCATCCTACCAATCGATTTCTTTATGTATCTAGTTTTAGTGGTGCCAGTATTACGGCATTTTCCTTTGATCAAAACACAGGAATCCTCACAAAGATTAATGACTATAGCCAATCTTGTTTCTGTAGTTTAAACCACTTAGCAATCACTCCTGATGGAAAATTTCTCTACGTGAATGGAAATGGCGGAACAGAACCTATCATAGGTTATTCGGTAGATCAAAACACGGGTGCCTTATCGAATTTAGCTGGTTCTCCTTTTGGAACGGGAGTTCCCAATATGGAAGCACTTCTAGTTGATTCAACTTCCAACTACTTATATTCCGTTGCCAGCGCAGGTGTTATTATAGGCAGGCAAATTGATTCATTCACTGGAAACCTAACAGCCATTCCAGGAAGTCCATTTACAGGGACAACTGGAAACTTTCGCGCTGTCATGCATCCTTCAGGAAAGTATTTTTACACAGTAAATATTTTGGGTGCAACATTAGCAAAACATGATATATCAACAAACAATGGTTCCATCTCATCTGCAAATTCAATATTGAACTTTGGTTCGAATTTACAATTTGTAACTTTGGATCCAACTGGTACCTATGGTTTTGTTAGCAATATAGCTTCTAACAATTTTTATCAATTCAAAGTGGATCCAACAACGGGAGCCCCAAGCCTAATGAACTCGGGAAATCCTTATCCAGCTTCTGCCACTCCAAGTGTTCCCCAACCTTTTCGCCTGGCCCAATGATTCAAAACGGAGAGTAGTAAACTCTTTATGAAAATCATTTTGCTTTCTTTCTAAGATCGCTTGTTTATGATCTAAGCCATCTGTTTTAGGTTCCGTTCCATAGACCATCTGGATCATTTCCTTTTCAGAATTCCAAATGCTAAAAGTCAAAAAACCTTCGGAAAAATAACTGAAGTTACAAACGGTTGTTATACTAACTTATGATACCGCTACAATCATATACCTATAATTTTATCAATGACCCCATATTCCAGAGCTTCTGTTGCAGAAAACCAAGTATCACGTTCTGTATCTTCCATAATTTTTTCTAAAGGTTGTCCCGTTGCGTTTGCCATTATTTGATTTAACAAGTCTTTCTCCCTTCTTACTGATTCAGCAAAAATTCGGATATCTTCTGCAGGTCCCTTAAATTCTCCCATAACATGCGGTTGGTGTATCAAAACTTTACTATGAGGGTAGGCAAAACGATATCCTTTGGCTCCAGATAGTAGTAGGACTGCACCGAATGACATGGCCATGCCTAAACAGATTGTATGAACGGGATTATGCAAACTCTTCATTACATCCAATATCGCCAAACCTGCATAAGTAGATCCGCCAGGAGAATGAATATATAAAGTGACTGGTCTTGTGGGATCCAATGCTTCCAGATATAAGAATCGATCAATTAGATATCTTGCGGAATTATCATTAACTTCTCCCCAAAGAAAAACTTTTCTTTGTTCGAGGTATACGTTTTCTATTTGTCCATTAGAATAATATTGTGTAGCTTCCATAAAATTCCCTAAGCCGCCACCATAAAACTTGAATTGGCTTCCGGTCGAAAGGTTTCACCAATTCCGTTTCGAAGAATTCTCTTAACGCGTATATGTCTTTTTTTGATAAAAGATAAAGTTTTACCTTCTGATTTTGAAATTTCGACTAGAGAATAATTTTGGTAATAATAAAGTTCGATTAACTTTTGATCGTCGGGATCTAATTTTTTGACATTCTTAGAAATTGTTTCAAAACATTCTTTTTCCAAAAGGGAAAAATCTAACTTTTCTGAATTTTGATCGATTTGAATTGGATCTACAAAAATTAAATTCTGAGATTCTTTCTTTCTCAAGATTCTGTCTACATATTTGATCAGAGTTCTCTTGAGCAAAGAGGGAAAAGCAGCGGGAGTGGTGATTTTTTCCAGATTACGATATAAGTCCCAGAAAGATTCCTGAACTACATCCTGAGCAAGATCTTCATCTTTCAAAATCTTACAGGCAAATTGATTGGCAAAACTAGAAAATCGATTTTGTAAATCAGCCCAAGCTCGAAGATCACCAGACTTAGCTTGGTTCAAAAGTTCAATGTAGGATATGTCATTCATACTTTTCAATGTCCCTGTTTACCACAATTTAGTTCTAAAAAAAAGTATTTTCCTGGCGCTTTTTTGTCCATATGAATCAGAAATAAGGATTTCTTGACTTTTCATTGGCCTATTGGTTCTTTTCCTCCAGAATGTCTCAAATTTTTGCCTTTGTTCGTTCCCTGTTTCAAGCTCCTGCTGGTGTGGAACTCCGCTACCAAAGGTATTATGTTGCAACTAACTCCATTTATGTATTAGCAGCCCTCATTCATTTTACCTTTATTTTTTTCTTTACTTTAGTAGGTGCCTGGGAAATGGCAATTTTCAATTTCGGAAGTGTATTTTGGTTTGCCTTTACCATATGGATCAACAGGAAAAAATATCTATTCACTTCACTATATTTATGTTTTTCAGAAGTATTTTTACACGCATTAGCAGCCACGTACTTTTTTGGTTGGGGCGCCGGTTACCAATACTATATGATGCTTTTTGCCACCGGAATTTTTCTTTTACCACCTGGAAAAAACTTTCTAAAGTTTGGAAGTATTGTCATCGGATGTTTACTGTTTGCCTCCACTTATTACTATTCTATGACCAACTCACCCGTATATATTTGGAATGAGAATTTTCTTGCCTTAATCAACGTTTCCAATATTATATTTTCTACTCTCTTTCATGCAGGATTTGCATATTATTTTACACTAGCAGCTAACATAGCGGAAGATTCCTTAGAGAGAGAAAACAAAGCACAAACAGCTTTTTTCCAAAACATATCCCATGAACTGAGAACTCCGCTAACATTAATCTCTGGACCTTCGGAATCAGCTCTTCAAAGAGGAGAAGGATTATCACCATCAGAAGTAAAAGTTGTAGTCAATCAATCAAGACGCCTAACGCGTCTGGTAAATCAACTTTTAGATCTCCAAAAAATTACTTCAGGAAGAATGGAACTTAGAAAATCTAACCTTCGTTTGAATGAGTTTTTAACACAAGTTTCAGAAAATTTTACTTCCTATGTAAAACGTAAAAACATTGACTTTGAATTGATATTATGTGAAGAACCTGTATTTGTTGAAGCCGATCCAGAACAATTAGACAAATGTATTTTCAATTATCTATCAAACTCAATTAAGTTTACAGAAGCAGGTGGAAAAATTCGTTTAGAATTAAAAAAAATCGAAAACGTAGCAGTTGTTTCTGTTCGAGACACCGGAATTGGAATGGTAGAAAGTCAAATCCGTAGATTGTTTTCTAGATTTGGGATTAGCGAAGCTTCGCTGACTAGGGAACAAGAAGGAACTGGTTTGGGACTTGCTTTAGTGAAGGAATTAGTTGAATTACACGGTGGTAAGGTCGGAGTGGAAAGTGAACATGGGAAGGGTTCTCATTTTTATTTTACTTTGCCCATTTCTACAAATAACTCCAAAGAATTGGAAACAAACTCAAATTATTACCACCTATTCAAACATGAATATATTCCAGACTTAGTGAGCCATTCTAAAGTTTTTTCCGAAAAAATTGAAATCAAAAGAACCACCAAACTACTCGTAGTTGAAGATAATCCCGATTTACGATCTTATTTAGGTTCCATTTTAACTCGTGTAGGTTTTCATGTTTTAGTAGCTGCAGATGGTCAAGCAGGACTTGAGGCCGTTTACTCAGAAACACCCGATTTAGTCATCACTGACTTAATGATGCCCAAATTAAGTGGGCTCGACTTAATTCGCGAAATTCGAAAGAAAGAACATCTAAATTCACTTCCAATTATCCTCCTCACTGCCAAAGCGGACGCAGCCACTAGAAAAGAAGTACATGGAGAAGGAGCCGATATCTACCTCTCCAAACCGTTTCTTGAACCTGAACTTTTGAGTGTAATTCGAAATGCATTAAGATTAAAGGAAACAGAATTTTATCTCAAAGAAGAACTTTCGCGTGGAATTCGAATTCAGAAAAAACTTTTACCTGAATTAAACTTTGATCAAGGTTTGATTTCAGCAGAAGTTGAATTTATTCCAAGCGATGGAATTGCAGGGGATTATTACATTGTACAATCGCTAGGTGAAGGAAAAACCTTTTTGTTATTAGCTGATGTTTCTGGTCATGGTTTTTCTGCAGGAATGGTTTCCGCAATATTACATTTCGTTTTACAACTACCAAATACTCCAAAAGATAACCCCGAAGCTTGTTTAAAATGTTTGAATTCTTACTTATATGGAAACACAGCAGGTTTGTTTGTTACAGCAGTGGCAGTAGTAGTAGACTCTAACCAAAAAAAATTCACATGGTCCAAAGCCGGGCACGAAGATATTTATTTAGGAGCCAAAGAAAATTTTTCTCCCTTAATCGGGAATGGTAAACCATTGGCAATACTACCTAACTGGGAAGGAAAAAGTTATGACGTAATTTATACACCTGGTGATAAACTCTTTTTATTTTCTGATGGAATTTTTGATGTTCGCTCCAAAGACCAAACTCTATTTCGAGACTCTGGATTCTGGGAGTGGGCAAAAGATATAACCCATTGGAATGTAAAATCAGCCTTCTCAACTTTATTACAAATGGCAAGGAAACACCAGAATTCCGAAAAGTTTGAGGACGATGTCACTCTCCTTTCCATTGAATTTTTAAATTAATTTTTTTTAATACGAACCAACATACAAATTTAGGAATGAGGATAATCGTCAATGTAACGACAGAAGTTTTTTGGAGCTATAGACTATTTTGAATTATATTTACACTTCTATCGTTTCACAATAATAACCATATTAAATTTGTGCTAATCGTTTCAAGAGGGAAGATTTTTCTTTATCTTTGGTTACTAAATTCAAAGCGTTTCGAAAGTAAATTTTTGCTTTTTCTGGCTCTAGATCACAATACAATTCCCCCAAAAGGGAATAATAATATGGATTCGTTTTTAGTTCGACTCCATTTAACTCTTCCAGTGCCGCTTCTCTTCCTTTTACCTTAAATAGTACAAAGGCCCTATTTAATAAAAGTAAGGGAGAGTATTCCAACTCTAACAAGTGAGTGTAAAGTTCGTAAATGGACTCCCATTTTTTTCCAGTATCCTCTGGCCTAGTATGCCAATAAGCAATGGCTGCTTCTAAATGGTATTTTGAAAATTTTGGTTCTTTACTTGACTGGAAAAAGAAATATTCGCCCTTTTTAATGAATTCTTTATTCCATAGTTCCCTGTTCTGATCTCCATAAAGGATAATTCCCCCTTCTCCATCCAACCTTGCTTCAAATCTAGAAATATGAAAACAAAGGAGGGAAAGAAGTGCATTCACATCGGAAGTGTTAGTTTCATTATTTTCCAATAAAATAGTACAAAGACGAATGGCTTCTAGGCATAAATCTTTTCTTAGGATTCTGTCTTGGACTTGTGATAAATATCCCTCGTTAAACAGTAAATAAATGGTTCGAAGCACAGAGGACAATCTTTCTTCTAATTCACAAGGTTTTGGAAATTCTAATGAAATATTGTTTTCCCTTAGTTTATTTTTTGCTCGAAGTAGTCTTTTGTTAATTGTCTCTTTATTTGACAGAAATGCCCTTGCTATTTCTTCAATCCCAAACCCGCAAAGGATTCGTAATGATAAACCAATTTGGGATTCTAAAGGAAGGGAAGGATGAGCAATGGCAAAAATCATTCGAAGTTGGCTGTCTAGAATATTTTCATCGGAAAGATCCAGCTCTATTTCTGTTATATTTTTTTCTCTTTGATAAACGGGAAGAACCTTGTTATACAAAATAGATTCTCTATGGATAAAATTCTTAGCTTTATTTTTAGCGACTGCATACAACCAACCAATAGGATTTTCTGGGATTCCATTTAACCCCCAAGTTTGTGATGCAGTCAGAAAGGTTTCACTTGCAATATCCTCAGCAATTTCCAATTGAAAAAACCCATATTGTTTACAGAGAACAGAAATTATCTTTGTATATTCCGTTCGAAACAAATTGGGAAGTAAGTCTGAATGATTCATGAATATACAAAGAGATTCAATTAATGTTCTTTTTCCTTATGAATACCGACTACCTTTCTCACCTCCACGCTATTTCCTTCTCCCATAAGGATAGGACAATTTTGTGCAATATTGGCAGCATCTTCAAAATCATTTGCTAAAATCATAATAAAACCAGCTAAAGATTCTTTAGTTTCTACATAGGGACCATCGGTAATGATATGATCCGATTGAATGACCTTTCCTTCCGTTGATAAGGCAGTTCCTGACTTAAACTTCTTTTGTGCAACGATACTGTTTACCCATTCCTGATATTGCTGCATATAAATTTGCAATTGTTCAGGAGAAGGTTGGTTCTCCTTCGTTAGAATGTCTAAACGCATTAAAATTAAATATTCTTCCATTGTTTATCTCCTATTTTTCTCATTGAAACTTCTACGGATAAAATCTCGAACCTTTGTTTCGTATTCATATTGATTCGTTTCCCATATAGAACCGTGAGACCCTAAATCAGGGAACCAAACTTCACTTGGTCCAGGATAAAGTTTTGCCAGTGACTTCGAATGTTCATAAGATACTACAGAATCTGCCTTACTATGAATTAACAATAGAGGCACAGAACTAGCGAATGGTAAAGAATTTTCGGGACAGAGCAATGAATCAAATTTCCCTCTGCTGTTTACAAGTTCGATTAATGTGTAAACCATCCAATTGGGTAAGTTAGCAGATTCTGGAGAATCCAAAATCAATCGATTAAAACTTAGCATAGGATTTTCTAATATTAATCCTTTTACCTTTTCTAAAAAAGGAAGAGAGATTAATACAGAAGAAGCTCCCACAGAAGAACCCATCATTAGAATATTCTTATATTTTTTAGATACATACAAGTATGCAGAGATCACATCTCTAGATTCACGGTTTCCGAAACTAAGTCCTGGAACTAAACATGGTGCCTCTCCATGACAAGAAAGGTCAAAACTTAAAACATTCAATCCTTGGCTTAGATAAAACGGGATGAATCGGGTCAGCTCTCTTCGATCGGCACCTCCTCCATGGATCAGTAGGATCACTCCCTTTTCATGGATAGATCCGTTATCACTAGCTGACACAAACCAACCTGGAAGATTATATCCGTTAAGGGAAGGAACCGAAATTTCTTGAAATTCAAATTCCTTTGTTAGGCGGATGTTTCCACAAAATTTTCCCCAAACTTTTTCACCTTCGATACTACATTTCTCAAAGTTCTTACTGATCCCTTTCCAGACCGGAAACAGAATCTGGTTACTCGCCGACCAGATTGCGAAAGTAAAAGCAAATAGGAAGATAAATAGAAGGACCACAGAGAAATACCCGAGATTCCGAAGTCTCTTTTTTCCTTTGAATGGTTCGATTAAATTTTGTATTTTGGTCATGCCAATCTCCTGTCACTTATATCCAATGAAGATTGGTAAAATGGACAGGGGACTGTAAAAAAGTGAAATGATGGGGATGTTGATTCTACTGCTTATCGAATCGCCCAAGTTGCGTATTGAACTTGTTCAGATGCTGGTCCAGCGATTGAGACCAATACGAATGCTCCGTTCCCATATGCCACTCCACGATACTGGCCAGTGGAAAGGGGTGTCCTTGCCGTCCAAGTAATCCCATCAAGCGAGGTCATTGCGCGGCTGGTACCAGTAAAAGATGCTGCCATAAAAAGGCCATTGCCATATTGGACACCATACCATTCATTATTTTCCGCAGCCGATCTTGCTGTCCAATTGATGCCATCGGAAGAGGTCATCACTCGGTTTGTCCCCGATCTTGCAACGGCTACAAATGTATTTTTTCCAAAGGTTACAGCTCGCCAATCATTGGTTTGAGCAGCTGTGCGTGCTGTCCAATTGGTAGCATCCGTTGAGGTGGCTACTTGACCACCGGACGCCACAATGACAAAGACTCCATTACCATAAGCGATACCTTCGTAACCGCCTGCAGGTGGAGCCACACTGGTCCAATCGATACCATTCGTTGAGGTGGCAATGCTCGTTGCACTAATCGCTACAAAACGTCCATTCCCAAAAAGTACATTGGTCCAATTGACTGTACCACCACCTGGTAAGGAACGCATAATCCAATTGATTCCATCTGTGGAAGTCATAGCTCGGTTCGTCACTCCCGAATTTGCCAAAGCCACGAAGATGTTATTTCCGTAAGCAACACCAAGCCATTGTTCCGAGTCACCAGCCGTACGCTCTGTCCAGGTTTTTGCATCAGGGGATGTCATCACTGTGTTGGTAAGGGCAGCATCTTGGGCAACTGAGACAAATTGGTTCCCTCCAAAGGTGACGGCTACCCAAACTTTTGAGCTAGAAGCAGCTGCACTAGTAAAAGTACTTAACTCGCAGCGTTCCGGATTGGTTTCACAGGTTTGCGTCGCATAGAGTCCTAAAAGGAGTAGAGGCAATTGGTCGTCTTTTTGCTTCGAACATGAGGTAAAAATGAAACTGAAACAAGTTAAAAAGTAAATTACACATAACGGACTATTTTTTCCAAATATGCCAATCGAAACCTTCATAAACAAAAACTCCTTTATTTTTGCGGATAACACGAGCTTTACTATATATCCTAATCTCACAGCATCCTATACAAATCCCTTATAAACTCAATTCATTTCTTCGGAAAAAGTATAACAATAAAATGCGAAAGCTATAAAATTTAAATGTAGGTGTTTACCAATTCACTTCCAAAAATGATTTTTCATTTTTTAGGATTTGTTCGAAACCCAAAATCTCTTTTGAATGTTTCAGTGTGATATCGATTTCATCCCAACCGCTCCGGATCCGATTCACAGAAGCAGAATCCAAATGAAATGGAAAGCTTTGGTCTCCCGCTTGTACTTCCAAATTTTCTAAATTGATTCTGATTGGAGATCCCGATTTTTTAGAAACCCATTCATTAAGATATTGGATTTCTTCGTCTTTCAAACGAACCAGTGCTATTCCATTCTTCGCAGAATTAATCGAGAATATATCTGCGAAAGAGGGAGCCAAAATCGCTCTGAATCCGAAATCAGAAAGAGCCCAAGGCGCATGTTCTCTACTCGAGCCGCAGCCGAAATTTTTTCCAGCGATGAGCACACTTGCATTCTTAAATCCTTCTTGGTTCAAAATGAATTCTGGATTTGGAATCGTTCCTTCTAAATCTAGATATCTCCAATCATGAAATAAATGTTTTCCAAAACCCTTTTTATCGATTAATTTCATAAATTGTTTAGGAAGTATTTGGTCCGTATCAATATCTTCTCTTGGGATAGTGACTGCCACTCCCGTATGGATTGTCCAATTTCCTACGCTCATACCAATTTCCTCACATCTGTAAATTTTCCGGTCACTGCTGCAGCCGCTGCCATAGAAGGACTGACTAAATGAGTTCTCCCGCCCCTGCCTTGTCTACCTTCGAAGTTACGGTTAGAAGTAGACGCACATCTTTCTCCTGGTTTTAATACGTCATCGTTCATCGCAAGACAAAGCGAACAACCAGGCTCTCTCCATTCAAATCCAGCTTCTATAAAAATTTGATCCAAACCTTCTCGTTCTGCCTGACGTTTTACAGAGCCTGAACCTGGAACGACCAAAGCTTGCACATTCGGATGGACTTTTTTTCCTTTGGCAACTTCTGCTGCAGATCTTAAGTCTTCTATCCTTGCATTCGTACAAGAGCCGATGAATACCTTATCAATTCTAATTTCTGAAATGGGTGTTCCTGGTTTTAAACCCATATATGCAAGTGCGTTCTCGGCAGTTTCTTTTGCTCTGGCGTCTAAGATTTTTTTTGGATTCGGAACAATACCGTCTATAGGCAAAGACTGAGAAGGATTGGTTCCCCAGGTAACTTGGGGTTCTATATTAGAAATATCTAATTCAATCATCTCATCAAAAACTGCATCGTCATCTGTGAAGAAAGTTTTCCAATATTCTATCGCTTTTTGAAAACTTTCTCCTTTAGGGATAAGCTTTCTATCTTTCAGATAATCAAATGTGATCTGGTCAGGTGCGATGAGACTTGCCCTTGCACCCGCTTCGATACTCATATTACAAAGAGTCATTCGACCTTCCATAGAAAGAGAATGAATCCAATCCCCTGAATATTCCATGGTGAATCCTCTGCCTCCAGAGGTTCCAATCTTTGTTATGAGTTCTAAGACTACATCTTTTGCAGTGATTCCAAATCCAGGTTTACCAACAAAACGAACGAGCATTGATTTTGTTTTGGCCTGCTTAAGAGTTTGTGTTGCAAGAACATGTTCCACTTCACTAGTTCCGATTCCAAAAGCCAATGCCCCAAAGGCTCCATGTGTTGCTGTATGAGAATCTCCACATACGATCACAGATCCAGGAATCGTAAATCCTAACTCAGGTCCTAATACATGGACAATCCCTTGTTCGGGATCTTCGGGACCAAATAAACGGATTCCGAAATCATTGCAGTTTTTCTCCATGGTATCGATCTGCAATCGGGAGATCGGTCCTGCTGCATTTCTGTTTTTACGATCTCTTGTGGAAACATTATGATCCACCACTCCGAAGGTGAGGTCCGTCCTTCTTACATCTTTATTTTTCGTTCTTAATCCTTCGAAGGCTTGGGCAGAAGTCACTTCATGAAGGATATGCCGGTCCACATATAAAATCGTTTCAGAGTCTGAATTCTCTAAGATCCTATGACTTTCCCAAATTTTGTCGTATAGAGTTTGTCCCATTTTTCCCTCTTAGTAAATAAGATATCAAATAAACTGATATAATGCAAATAAATTGGTTTTATAAAATATATAACTAAAAGTTATATGTACGAATGGAATTCAGACAGATCGTTTATTTTCTTGCAATCTCAGAATCAGGAACATTCCAAAAAGCAGCATCGCAGTTGGGATTAACTCAACCTGCACTCTCAAAACAAATTTTTCTTTTGGAAAAGGAACTAGGGGTCAGTGTTTTGGAAAGAGGGGGAAGGTCGGTTCGACTCACTCATGAAGGGGAAAGATTCTATCAGTATTCGATTAGAATGAAAGAATTATGGGAAGAAATACAAAACGGCTTTTCTAATGATAACGAACTAAAAGGTAACTTTTCTATTTCTGCGGGAGGGACAGTCTCAGCCTGGGTCTTACCTCAAATTTTAAAAGAAATCTTAAAAAAAAGGCCAGGACTTTCTCTTTCTGTAAGAGAAGGAGATGCTAAAGAGACTAAGGATGCCGTATTAAAAGGAGAAGTTGATCTTGGGATTTTAACTGGTCCCATATCTGAGCCTAGTCTCAATGTTTTAGAATTTTTATCCGATAGAATCTTTCCTGTTGCTGCTAAAGACCATCCCATTTTTCTTAAAAAGAAAATTAGAATCGATGATCTAAAAAAACAAACCTTTGTATTTTTCCATCCAGGTTCTGCTCTTAGAAAAGCTGTGGAAAAGAAAATAAAATCTTTTCCAAAAGAATTTGGATCTAAGATCGCTATGGAACTAAGAAGTGTAGAATCCGTAATCAAATCATTGGAAGCGGGACTGGGAATTGGTTTTTTATCTGAATATTCTATAAGTCCAAAACTTAAAAAAATAAAATTCGAAGACTGGAATACAGAAAGGAAATTTTTCCTCTGTTATCGCAAAAAATCAGGGCCTGCACTTGCGCTACTCGCGGAAGAAATTTTAAGATCCACAGAGAAATGGAGATCAGAAAAGGAAGCTACTTAAAGTTAACAGAACTAAGTTTCATCACTTTCAATGAAAGGATGAAACTTAGAACCGGAATATCTTAAAACTGAATGTTCATTTGTTTTATTCGATATTATTTTAATTAAATAAGAGTTACAACAATATATGAAAATTTCCCAAACAAGTTTAGATAATAAATTTTCAAAAACGTAACTATTGTTCAACGCAGATCAATTGTTGGTTACTTAAATTGCAAGCTTCAGGAGTCCAACCTGCCGTAATGTCAGAAATTGCAGTTGAATTTCCTTGGCCCATAACTCCGGTAAATGAGCCAGAATTACTTCTCCATAAATCACAGGTATTACTTGTGTTTGTTGTCCAATTTGTATTCAAACCAGTCCAATACTTTGAATTGACTGAAAATCTCAGTGACAATGTAGAAACGAATAAACCCGCAGAATTCGTCGTACCGATAACGCCCTCTGTTTGATGATAGGTTCGATTCGGTGCAAAAACCCAATCAGTTTGTCCATCACCAACGTTTGCGCCAATAGAAGCAGTTCTGGTCACCCCATCAACTACCATAGCTTTATAATTACCGGTACCAGGATAATTCCCATCGGAACTACAAGACGTATCAAAATTTTTTGCACTTCCTGG
The window above is part of the Leptospira terpstrae serovar Hualin str. LT 11-33 = ATCC 700639 genome. Proteins encoded here:
- the leuC gene encoding 3-isopropylmalate dehydratase large subunit; amino-acid sequence: MGQTLYDKIWESHRILENSDSETILYVDRHILHEVTSAQAFEGLRTKNKDVRRTDLTFGVVDHNVSTRDRKNRNAAGPISRLQIDTMEKNCNDFGIRLFGPEDPEQGIVHVLGPELGFTIPGSVIVCGDSHTATHGAFGALAFGIGTSEVEHVLATQTLKQAKTKSMLVRFVGKPGFGITAKDVVLELITKIGTSGGRGFTMEYSGDWIHSLSMEGRMTLCNMSIEAGARASLIAPDQITFDYLKDRKLIPKGESFQKAIEYWKTFFTDDDAVFDEMIELDISNIEPQVTWGTNPSQSLPIDGIVPNPKKILDARAKETAENALAYMGLKPGTPISEIRIDKVFIGSCTNARIEDLRSAAEVAKGKKVHPNVQALVVPGSGSVKRQAEREGLDQIFIEAGFEWREPGCSLCLAMNDDVLKPGERCASTSNRNFEGRQGRGGRTHLVSPSMAAAAAVTGKFTDVRKLV
- a CDS encoding LysR family transcriptional regulator; the encoded protein is MEFRQIVYFLAISESGTFQKAASQLGLTQPALSKQIFLLEKELGVSVLERGGRSVRLTHEGERFYQYSIRMKELWEEIQNGFSNDNELKGNFSISAGGTVSAWVLPQILKEILKKRPGLSLSVREGDAKETKDAVLKGEVDLGILTGPISEPSLNVLEFLSDRIFPVAAKDHPIFLKKKIRIDDLKKQTFVFFHPGSALRKAVEKKIKSFPKEFGSKIAMELRSVESVIKSLEAGLGIGFLSEYSISPKLKKIKFEDWNTERKFFLCYRKKSGPALALLAEEILRSTEKWRSEKEAT